The DNA segment TTCCAAGTTGTCCGTGTCCATGGGGATGATCTCCGGTGTAGGAATGCCTAGGGGCTCAGTGTATTTTAAGAGGGTTTCTTTGTCGGAGAGTTCGGCATAGAGTCCTTTTTTGTCGTTGGGCCACAGGTAATAGGCTTTCAGAACATCGAAGTTTTTTTCCATGAAGCTGACGTAGAGGTCGGCCGTGGGAATGAGGACGGGTTTTTCTTTTTGTTTTTTGGCGTAGTCGATGAGAAAGTCGACCAGTTGCGCTTCTTCTTTTTCATAGTGGGGAGCGATGAGGCGCTCGCTGACATATTTGGATACGCCGTAGTGGGATGGTGCATAGTCCACACTGACGACGTGGACACCGTTGCGTCCCAAGTTGCGCACCGTTGAAAGACCGATATAATAGTTGGTGCCGAGCACCACAGCTTTATTCATAATCTCATCTCCTCATTGGAATTATTATACCAAATGCTTAAGGTTTTTAAAATTGGATATAAATAAAGTAACGTGTACAACACAACTATCATTTTGACGTATAACTATAGAAAAGAGGAATAACAATGGTAAAATTTAACGGTAATCCAGTAACTTTAGTAAAAGAACCGGTTAAAGTGGGAGATATGGCACCAAGCTTTAAGGCAACCAATCCTGATCTGAGCGAATTTCATTCTGAGGATGTCAAGGGTAAAGTGGTTGTTTATTCCATTGCACCGTCTATTGATACCGGCGTATGCCAATTGCAAGCGAAAGAATTTAACCAAAGAGCAACCGAACTCAGTGATGATGTCGTTGTTTATACCGTCACGGTGGATCTGCCTTTTGCACAATCCCGTTTCTGCGCCGCTGAAGGTATTGAAAACGCCAAGATTATCTCCGATTATAAAGACCGGGAATTCGGTGAAAAGTTCGGCTTTCTCATCAAAGAACTGGGTCTTTTAGCTCGCGGGGTCGTGGTTGTGGACAAAGAAGGCAAAATCACTTATGTTGAAGTGGTGGATGAAGTGACCCATGCGGTAGACTTTGATGCGGCTGTTGAAGCTGTGAAGCAACTGTCTTAAGCACCTATGAAAATTACGATTTTAGCTGTGGGAAAGCTAAAGGATAAATTTATTAGTGAAGGTATTGAGGAGTTTGCCAAGCGGCTGACTCCTCATTGTACGTTGGAGATCAAAGAGGTCAAAGATGAGCCTGCACCGGAGCGTCTGTCCGATAAGGAAGCGCTCCGGGTAAAGACAAAGGAGGGTGAAAAACTCCTGATGCATATCAAAGAGGGGGATTATACCATTGCCCTTGATCTTCGAGGTAAGAAGCTCACCAGCGAAGCTTTTGCCGAGCGGTTGGATTCCGTGATGATGAACCATTCTCATATCAATTTTGTCATCGGCGGCTCGTTGGGTCTGAGTGATGCGGTGTTATCCGCCTCGAACTTCCGGCTCTCTTTTTCCGATTTCACCTTTCCTCATGGACTGATGCGGCTCATTCTTGCAGAACAAATTTATCGGGCCTTTCGCATTATAAACGGCTTTCCCTATCACAAATAAACGACGCGCTTTGCGCGTCGTTTTTTATATATTTTATGAGATTTAACGGAAGAGCGTGCTAACTCAAGTGTAAGCCGAGGCTCTATTTTTAGCCATTTGTGACTTTCAGTCCTTGACATTGCAACCTATTTCATGTAGATTGAAGTTGAAAAGAAAAGGGGTGTAATATGATTCAATTAAAAGAAGGACTGACCTTCGATGATGTACTCTTGCTTCCCGGCGAATCTGATGTGTTGCCTAACGAAGTTGATTTACGCACACAGCTTACGAAAAAAATCACATTAAATATTCCCATTTTAAGCGCAGGGATGGATACCGTCACTGAGAGCCGCATGGCCATTGCCATGGCACGTGAAGGCGGCATCGGGATCATTCACAAGAATATGTCCATTGAGGAGCAGGCTTTGGAAGTGGACCGTGTCAAACGCTCAGAGCACGGTATTATTTCCGATCCGTTTTATCTATCCCGGGACAATACACTAAAAGATGCCAACGATATTATGGCCCGTTATCGTATCTCCGGTGTGCCGATTGTGGATGAGGCTATGAAGTTGGTGGGGATTCTCACCAATCGGGATGTGCGTTTTGAAGAGGATGAGAGCCGTTTGATCGGCGATGTGATGACCTCGGAGAATTTACTTACCGGACGCCCGCATATTTCCATGGA comes from the Peptoniphilus equinus genome and includes:
- the tpx gene encoding thiol peroxidase, with translation MVKFNGNPVTLVKEPVKVGDMAPSFKATNPDLSEFHSEDVKGKVVVYSIAPSIDTGVCQLQAKEFNQRATELSDDVVVYTVTVDLPFAQSRFCAAEGIENAKIISDYKDREFGEKFGFLIKELGLLARGVVVVDKEGKITYVEVVDEVTHAVDFDAAVEAVKQLS
- the rlmH gene encoding 23S rRNA (pseudouridine(1915)-N(3))-methyltransferase RlmH, producing MKITILAVGKLKDKFISEGIEEFAKRLTPHCTLEIKEVKDEPAPERLSDKEALRVKTKEGEKLLMHIKEGDYTIALDLRGKKLTSEAFAERLDSVMMNHSHINFVIGGSLGLSDAVLSASNFRLSFSDFTFPHGLMRLILAEQIYRAFRIINGFPYHK